The following coding sequences lie in one Yamadazyma tenuis chromosome 3, complete sequence genomic window:
- a CDS encoding uncharacterized protein (EggNog:ENOG503NU7U; COG:G): MSESSLSAADKKAEVVHQEEQTDMAKSSSYQSEEMSRDVLPESLRHMTEDEIEKFMAKTTRRMDYRILPMLVLIYILNYLDRNNIASARLGGLEEDLGLVGAQYQTCISILFVGYILMQVPANMFFNKMARPSIFMATVMTVWGAISACTGAISSDHGYAGLLVVRILIGIIESGFFPCALFFLSKWYNAKELSLRTTMLYSGSLLSGAFSGLIAAGIIDNMDGVRGMRAWRWLFIIEGSITVTLVPMAYFILPDMPHNTKWLSQEEKDVIMWKMRRDVGQDDLDKVTTKSNYREILLLALKDPKQWTITATLSFLVAACGVTNFFPSVVETLNFNRIITLVLTAPPYLLAVVSTFLWARHADKTGERYFHVTLPLIISMISFIISAATMNTGARYFAMCIMIPSLYCSFTIILTWMSNSMPRPPIKRAISIALMNCLSNSTSIWNSYLYPSSSGPQYKVAFVCNCVFILLAMVFATLTRFRLVQLNKRLVNGTMKWENELGKGNDGSHISLDFRYLY, from the coding sequence ATGAGTGAACTGCTGCTTAGTGCTGCCGATAAAAAAGCTGAGGTTGTTCATCAGGAAGAACAAACCGATATGGCCAAATCCTCGTCTTACCAGTCGGAAGAAATGTCTAGAGATGTTTTACCTGAATCTTTAAGGCACATGACCGAGGATGAAATCGAGAAGTTCATGGCCAAAACTACCCGTAGAATGGACTACAGAATCTTACCGATGTTGGTCTTAATCTATATCTTGAACTACTTGGACAGAAACAACATTGCCAGTGCTAGATTGGGTGGTTTGGAAGAGGATCTTGGATTGGTTGGAGCCCAGTATCAGACCTGTATTTCTATCTTGTTTGTTGGTTACATTTTGATGCAAGTTCCAGCCAAtatgtttttcaacaaaatggcaCGGCCTTCTATATTCATGGCTACTGTGATGACGGTTTGGGGGGCCATCAGTGCTTGTACTGGAGCTATTCTGTCAGACCATGGGTATGCTGGATTATTGGTGGTTCGTATATTGATTGGAATCATCGAATCTGGATTCTTTCCTTGTGCcttgttcttcttatcAAAGTGGTATAATGCCAAAGAATTATCTTTGAGAACCACCATGTTATACTCGGGCTCGCTTTTGTCGGGGGCATTTTCTGGGTTGATTGCTGCTGGGATCATTGATAACATGGATGGGGTTCGTGGGATGCGGGCATGGAGATGGCTCTTCATCATTGAAGGAAGTATCACCGTGACACTTGTTCCAATGGCCTACTTCATTCTTCCTGATATGCCCCACAACACCAAATGGTTGTCACAGGAGGAGAAAGACGTGATCATGTGGAAGATGAGAAGAGATGTTGGACAAGACGATTTGGACAAGGTTACAACAAAAAGTAACTACAGGGAGATTCTTTTATTGGCTCTCAAAGATCCCAAACAATGGACCATCACAGCCACCTTATCCTTCTTGGTAGCAGCATGTGGAGTCACTAACTTCTTCCCATCTGTGGTTGAAACCTTAAACTTTAACCGGATAATCACTTTGGTGCTTACAGCTCCGCCATACCTTCTTGCGGTAGTGTCGACCTTCTTGTGGGCCAGACATGCTGATAAGACGGGAGAGAGATACTTCCATGTCACACTTCCGTTGATCATCTCGATGATATCCTTCATCATCTCGGCCGCAACTATGAACACTGGTGCCCGTTATTTTGCCATGTGTATTATGATCCCTTCGTTATACTGTTCCTTCACGATCATTTTGACGTGGATGTCCAACTCGATGCCCAGACCTCCCATCAAGAGAGCCATTAGTATTGCATTGATGAACTGTctttccaactccacctCCATTTGGAACTCATACTTGTACCCACTGAGCTCTGGTCCTCAGTATAAGGTGGCTTTTGTATGTAACTGTGTGTTTATCCTTCTCGCGATggtttttgcaaccttgACGAGATTCAGATTGGTGCAGTTAAACAAGAGACTTGTCAACGGTACCATGAAATGGGAAAACGAGTTAGGAAAGGGGAACGATGGCTCTCATATATCTCTTGACTTTAGGTACTTGTATTAG
- the tmk1_1 gene encoding mitogen activated protein kinase (COG:T; EggNog:ENOG503NUS8) — protein MTKKQRTITCNISSQFRLSKVIGEGAYGTVCSGIHVASGRKVAIKKINAFTNPLMCLRTLREVMLLKKFCGHENIVSLYHVEVPPSIDQFNEVYLVQEFMPTDLHRVISGRVLTDDHIQYFTYQILRGLKAMHSAGVIHRDLKPSNVLIDDNCDLKICDLGLSRLHRQDGGDGSISSMTEYVATRWYRAPEIMLSPSHYSKAVDLWSVGCILGEMLIGKALFPGKDYRDQLLQILRLLGNPSKHSEDMKLLTSKRAKQYLESLPNYERLDFNSVFQHHPLRSFSGGSSINPWAIDLLERLLIFDPAKRLTVEEAICHPYVAMYHDYEDEPVCSPISAMEFDFDMERRSRLDLHELKVRLYDVIRVC, from the coding sequence ATGACCAAGAAGCAACGTACCATCACCTGTAATATTTCATCACAGTTTCGGTTGCTGAAGGTCATTGGAGAGGGTGCCTACGGCACTGTTTGCTCGGGAATCCATGTCGCGTCGGGCAGAAAGGTTGcaatcaagaaaatcaacgCTTTCACTAACCCATTGATGTGTTTGCGGACCCTCCGGGAGGTGATgctcttgaagaagttctGTGGGCATGAGAACATAGTGAGTTTGTACCATGTCGAGGTTCCGCCCAGTATCGACCAGTTCAACGAGGTGTACTTGGTACAAGAGTTTATGCCCACAGACTTACACAGAGTGATTTCTGGCCGTGTTTTGACCGACGACCACATCCAGTACTTCACGTACCAGATCTTGCGAGGACTTAAGGCCATGCATCTGGCCGGTGTGATCCACCGGGATTTGAAGCCGTCTAATGTGTTGATAGACGATAACTGCGATCTCAAGATCTGTGATTTGGGATTGAGCAGACTACACCGACAGGACGGTGGAGACGGCTCCATTTCCAGTATGACCGAGTACGTGGCCACCCGGTGGTACCGTGCCCCTGAAATCATGCTTTCTCCCTCCCATTACTCCAAAGCAGTCGACCTTTGGTCTGTCGGATGTATTTTGGGGGAGATGCTCATCGGAAAAGCCTTGTTTCCTGGTAAAGATTACCGAGACCAGCTCCTCCAGATCCTTAGATTATTGGGGAACCCCCTGAAACACTCAGAAGATATGAAACTTTTAACTTCCAAAAGAGCCAAACAGTATCTCGAGTCTCTCCCCAATTACGAGCGGTTGGACTTCAACTCGGtgtttcaacatcacccACTCAGAAGTTTTCTGGGGGGATCTTCTATAAATCCCTGGGCAATTGACTTGCTTGAAAGGCTTTTGATTTTCGATCCGGCAAAACGGCTCACGGTGGAAGAAGCTATTTGTCATCCATATGTGGCAATGTACCACGATTATGAAGATGAGCCAGTGTGTAGTCCTATTCTGGCGATGGAGTTTGATTTCGACATGGAGAGGAGGCTGAGGTTGGACTTGCACGAATTGAAGGTGCGGTTGTACGATGTGATTCGTGTGTGTTGA
- the GCY1_1 gene encoding Glycerol 2-dehydrogenase (NADP(+)) (EggNog:ENOG503NU9F; COG:S): MTELTTNTQTLLLNDGHRIPQVGFGAMRVPKEGILDALNAGYRLLDTATIYKNEQDVGDAIRQSGIPREQLFVVTKLWNTDHKRVEAALDESLKKLGLEYVDLYLIHWPWSEIEGTDHEVYTDWTFVDTYKALQKVYKTTGKIRSLGVSNFTIAQLEQLSSDKDIDVVPAVNQIEAHPLLTQPKLMAYLESKNILAQAYSPLGGSGNFLFKYKEVTDMASRYGVTPAQLLISWGVQRRTVVIPRSATRSRIESNIRTFTLKDADFEALNTLSDTYGVIRNNDTWRFTPGEE, encoded by the coding sequence ATGACAGAATTAACCACCAACACTCAAACCCTTCTCCTCAATGATGGCCACCGTATCCCTCAAGTAGGTTTCGGAGCCATGCGAGTTCCCAAGGAAGGAATTCTTGACGCTTTGAACGCTGGGTATAGGCTTCTTGATACTGCCACCATCTACAAAAATGAGCAGGACGTGGGCGACGCCATCCGCCAGTCGGGAATTCCCCGGGAGcagttgtttgtggttaCCAAGTTGTGGAACACTGACCACAAACGTGTTGAAGCTGCTTTGGACGAATCGCTCAAGAAATTGGGCCTTGAGTATGTGGACTTGTACTTAATACACTGGCCATGGTCCGAGATTGAAGGAACTGATCACGAGGTATACACTGACTGGACCTTTGTCGACACCTACAAGGCGTTGCAAAAGGTGTACAAAACCACGGGAAAAATCCGGTCTTTGGGAGTTTCCAACTTTACCATTGCCCAGTTGGAACAATTGTCTTCTGACAAGGATATCGACGTAGTGCCAGCAGTCAACCAGATCGAAGCCCATCCATTGTTGACCCAGCCAAAGCTCATGGCGTATTTGGAATCGAAAAACATCCTTGCTCAGGCATATTCTCCACTAGGAGGCTCGGgcaacttcttgttcaaatacAAAGAAGTGACGGACATGGCCTCTCGGTATGGAGTTACACCAGCCCAGTTGTTGATCTCCTGGGGAGTCCAGCGGCGTACGGTGGTGATTCCCAGAAGCGCCACTCGTAGTAGAATCGAGTCCAACATCCGCACCTTCACCTTGAAGGACGCCGACTTTGAGGCGTTGAACACCTTGAGTGACACGTATGGTGTTATTCGTAACAACGACACCTGGCGGTTCACCCCTGGTGAAGAATAA
- the UFD4 gene encoding Ubiquitin fusion degradation protein 4 (BUSCO:EOG092609O9; EggNog:ENOG503NWRE; COG:O): MSRRSKEANTNPSTDSDMYEAEDLHGGYKSDGVDDSILRLSEQARKRPSRDASDDGSDVMSQEEQDYEGAQTSSQNDDAYEEDEEGDEEDDYQEEYDFGEDEDEAQAVRFLGSLARASQSGNTGTQEQADDNDNDEDEGDGDEDSGTDSGYPRADLLRALGSFSNIRGGGSGTQSSFADVIQRLVGEGFVSPYGGQNNEIDTLINGLGQRDDPFILSESLNQLGEKLLMMNAITAERVIPASKLTRSIISIMNDPFLSDQLELQLVACRCLYNLMEVNLDFIHDVVNNEGIEAVCIKLNEITFIDLTEQALQTLEMISRDPISHNLIISNNGLRACMQYLDFLTIHSQRKCLLIVANVCTNISANNFDKINEVFDNISGVVKNHTDPNVIEHAWLSISRIISSFKSHPSKLETLFVTRVDLLIEVVATIVVSSNKSSVSDSNDSHKVPVSFSSCLSLVKSLIVLASTSVKISAILFRDVSIGECVVKAINKFSKNKEDLKNRGLSVISSSSFKDNISIEAIMAAPNELLSQFLTLIGYLLPINYGPQETPFLKNSHLEFEEKIEINQQRTQICRDTMPEAFWKFVNDIWSFLINSFQALMDFEVRRRILINLFRIVKFMQPDDFKKINGIEMVSALLASIVNQNKFTILKDFNNSVPASQQDTEMKTSDDEDSDESEDENVNDPNAGSKNQDNTAKLNANTLVWSSCLIVLNLIKIEPQIFIDSFEKEGLIKDISTIANHLKFISTSDPINDDYEASRPFLSMYSYKYADIEFSKDYEYKLTSMKIYSKLFHILMAIDELYVNSKEGSIAQVSSVAVEVSNEIEGLLKAQDLSRFPFSKWQESWEKFQLLLDNGSQSVSSFELVSSGIIQALNDVFKIDALGSQDSLCYISFISVFFRRNSQGNALISILVDKLQEALSRVESFEVISAGTSNQGLNLRFSSSNYYDSSQTAGMAKQIKLKLGTDPSDTSSASQLPPTMQNMVLSVHAIASFASVSTFLTQRINFFEALTGSRRNRLNSDVSEDVEDLDEEDIDDNNEVIGDADLNRDESNKTGKQTHIEFLINDEVIPNGTTIYGAIYRSLQSEPDEIVESSRIWNSVHQVSFRVVDTPVESPTNDLILYNSNKSYNELKSYDATTINILNLLKVLFEVNVYAQTLKYEPLSIEKFMSWKLTVKLNRQLEEPLIVASGTLPGWAIHVTRQYPFIFPLDTRIFFLQSTSFGYSRLIHQWQIRSNQENENINGHGSQSQRPQLGRPLRHKVRISRKLILQSALKVLNLYGTSPGVLEIEYFDEVGSGLGPTLEFYSSVSKEFSKRKLRLWRDDDPDGDEEDFVDYKTGLFPSPIDMNEIQTENGKKKLYFFRMLGKFIARTLLDSRIIDFRFNPLFLKLVQIFNEHSMNKEGFSDLKKINNLNSLRIVDPSLADSLEHLMKYVELYKNVPEHERDSILVDNCTLEDLSLSFSLPGYPSYQLIADGDNIAITSKNIESYISKVIEATLCNGIIPQTKAFMNGFSKVFPISSLIVFSPNELVNLFGNAVEDWSLETLHSSINANHGYSKDSDAVRTLIDILVHFNDIERRSFLQFLTGAPKLPVGGFKALKPEFTVVRKYPEGGSKDDDYLPSVMTCANYLKLPNYSTEEIMKRKILQAISEGAGAFLLSSVNLESLVSSLVKSVPPGELKGAKDDLSTILSDDNRLINSSIEQYINETGAVVSGAYVASKYNKHSGSSKYIDFVGRQLFNVDIDTQKAIDLEDYSPTEEYPSYFDDLVEQLEQYGEDHYPSTYAYTIVPKGDEVFVIIIGQRLNNDNYYTGQWNSTYVIKNGTIKGDIKVDIHYFEDGNVRLNYDESTSGQISASAKNIINFINSSENKTTLKIVDNFNELNQRYFKNLRRLLPVTRSKIHWGNAIGNYRLGSDVVNKQ, encoded by the exons ATGTCTCGAAGATCAAAGGAGGCAAATACTAATCCTTCTACAGACTCAGACATGTATGAGGCCGAGGACTTACATGGTGGCTACAAGTCCGACGGTGTGGATGACTCTATTCTACGTTTGTCCGAACAGGCCCGAAAACGGCCATCTCGTGATGCATCCGATGACGGCTCAGACGTCATGTCACAAGAGGAACAAGACTATGAGGGTGCACAGACTAGCAGCCAGAACGACGATGCctatgaagaagatgaagaaggtgacgaagaagatgattaCCAGGAAGAGTAcgattttggtgaagacgaagatgaagctCAGGCTGTTAGATTCTTGGGTAGTTTGGCCCGCGCTTCACAAAGTGGAAACACCGGCACTCAGGAACAAGCTGAcgataatgataatgacgaagatgaggGAGACGGGGACGAAGATTCAGGAACCGACTCCGGCTATCCCCGTGCAGACCTTTTGAGAGCTCTTGGCTCATTTTCCAATATAAGAGGTGGTGGTTCAGGAACACAACTGTCCTTCGCCGATGTGATTCAAAGATTGGTGGGTGAAGGGTTTGTTTCACCATATGGAGGGCAAAACAACGAGATCGATACCTTGATTAACGGTTTGGGCCAAAGAGATGATCCGTTTATTCTCTCCGAATCTTTGaaccaacttggtgaaaagctcttgatgatgaacgCCATCACCGCCGAAAGAGTTATACCTGCTAGTAAGTTAACTAGGTCCATCATTCTGATCATGAACGACCCGTTTCTCCTGGATCAGCTAGAGTTACAGCTTGTCGCATGTCGCTGTTTGtacaacttgatggaaGTCAATCTAGATTTCATCCATGATGTGGTGAATAATGAAGGAATAGAGGCCGTTTGCATCAAATTAAACGAAATCACCTTCATTGACTTGACTGAACAGGCATTACAGACTCTCGAGATGATTTCACGAGATCCCATTTCCCATAACTTGATTATCTCCAATAATGGTCTCAGGGCGTGTATGCAAtatcttgatttcttgacCATTCATTCCCAAAGAAAGTGTCTCTTAATTGTTGCCAATGTTTGCACAAACATTTCAGCCAACAATTTCGATAAGATAAATGAGGTATTTGACAACATATCAGGAGTGGTTAAGAATCATACGGATCCAAATGTTATAGAGCATGCGTGGTTATCCATCTCCCGTATAATTTCCAGCTTCAAGTCTCATCCATCGAAATTGGAGACCTTATTCGTGACTAGAGTCGATTTATTGATCGAAGTCGTTGCTACTATTGTCGTCAGCTCCAACAAATCTTCTGTTTCGGATTCAAATGACTCGCATAAAGTTCCCGTGAGCTTCAGCTCATGCTTAAGCTTGGtgaaatctttgatagTCTTGGCTAGTACGAGTGTGAAGATCTCTGCAATTCTTTTCAGAGATGTTTCGATTGGTGAATGCGTAGTCAAAGCCATCAATaaattttcaaagaacaaagaagacttgaagaacagAGGTTTAAGTGTCATcagttcttcttctttcaaagataaCATATCCATTGAAGCAATCATGGCGGCTCCCAATGAGTTGTTATCTCAATTCCTCACCTTGATTGGCTACTTACTTCCAATAAACTATGGGCCTCAAGAAACCCctttcttgaagaacagTCATCTAGAATTCGAAGAAAAGATCGAAATCAATCAACAAAGAACTCAAATCTGCAGAGATACTATGCCCGAAGCATTTTGGAAATTTGTCAACGATATATGGTCTTTTTTGATCAATAGCTTCCAAGCATTAATGGACTTCGAAGTCAGAAGGAGaatcttgatcaatttaTTCCGCATTGTGAAGTTCATGCAACCTgatgacttcaagaaaattaACGGCATAGAAATGGTGTCTGCTTTATTGGCCTCTATTGTGAATCAGAACAAATTCACGATTTTAAAGGATTTCAATAACTCGGTTCCAGCAAGCCAACAGGATACTGAAATGAAAACCagtgatgacgaagacTCAGACGAATCAGAAGACGAAAACGTCAATGACCCGAACGCTGGTTCCAAGAATCAAGATAACACAGCCAAGTTAAATGCCAATACTCTTGTATGGAGCTCTTGCTTGATTgttttgaacttgattaaGATTGAACCCCAAATCTTCATTGattcttttgaaaaagaaggtTTGATCAAGGACATTTCCACTATTGCTAATCATTTAAAGTTCATTAGCACTAGCGACCCTATTAACGACGATTATGAGGCATCAAGACCTTTTCTTTCGATGTACTCGTACAAGTATGCAGATATAGAGTTCTCTAAGGACTATGAGTACAAGCTCACAAGTATGAAGATTTACAGCAAGTTGTTTCATATACTCATGGCCATAGACGAGCTATATGTGAACAGTAAGGAAGGTAGCATTGCACAAGTATCCTCTGTTGCAGTTGAAGTTCTGAACGAAATCGAAGGGTTATTAAAGGCTCAAGACTTATCAAGATTTCCATTTAGCAAGTGGCAAGAGTCATGGGAAAAGTTCCAATTACTTTTGGATAATGGATCTCAAAGTGTTTCCAGTTTTGAGTTGGTATCGTCTGGTATCATTCAAGCCTTGAATGATGTGTTCAAGATTGATGCTCTTGGTTCTCAAGACAGCCTATGCTATATTTCCTTTATATCTGTGTTTTTCCGCAGAAACAGCCAGGGTAATGCCTTGATCTCCATTCTTGTTGACAAGTTACAAGAGGCATTGTCAAGAGTTGAGTCCTTTGAAGTAATCTCTGCTGGTACCAGCAATCAAGGCCTCAATTTGAGGttctcttcatcaaactATTATGATAGTTCTCAAACGGCTGGTATGGCAAAAcaaatcaagttgaaattggGTACTGACCCTTCTGATACCTCTTCTGCCAGTCAATTGCCACCAACAATGCAAAATATGGTTCTTTCTGTTCACGCTATCGCTTCATTTGCCTCTGTTAGCACGTTCTTAACTCAAAGAATCAATTTCTTCGAGGCATTAACTGGTTCTAGACGTAACAGGCTTAATAGtgatgtttctgaagatgttgaagacCTCGATGAAGAGGACATAGATGATAACAATGAGGTGATTGGAGATGCAGACTTAAACAGAGACGAATCCAACAAGACAGGAAAACAAACACACAttgagttcttgatcaatgacGAAGTAATCCCTAATGGCACTACCATATATGGGGCTATCTACAGATCACTCCAAAGTGAACCCGATGAGATTGTCGagtcttcaagaatttggaaTAGTGTTCATCAGGTTTCTTTCCGTGTGGTGGACACCCCTGTTGAAAGTCCTACAAATGACTTGATATTGTATAATTCGAACAAAAGTTAcaatgaattgaagtcTTATGATGCTACaaccatcaacatcttgaaTTTACTCAAGGTCTTGTTTGAAGTGAATGTATATGCTCAGACATTGAAATATGAGCCGTTGTCtattgaaaaattcatGAGTTGGAAGCTTACGGTCAAATTGAACAGAcaattggaagaacctTTAATTGTTGCAAGTGGTACTCTACCAGGATGGGCTATTCATGTCACTAGGCAATATCCCTTTATTTTCCCATTAGACACAAGAATATTCTTCTTACAATCCACCTCCTTTGGCTATTCAAGACTTATACATCAATGGCAGATCAGATCTAACCAAGAGAACGAAAACATTAACGGTCATGGCAGCCAATCTCAAAGACCGCAACTAGGAAGACCTTTGAGACACAAGGTTAGAATTTCCCGAAAGTTGATTTTACAGAGTGCTCTTaaggtgttgaacttgtatGGTACCAGCCCGGGAGTTTTAGAGATCGAGtattttgatgaagttgggTCAGGATTGGGACCGACTTTGGAGTTCTATTCGAGCGTCTCAAAAGAATTctcaaagagaaagttGAGGTTATGGAGAGATGACGACCctgatggtgatgaagaagattttgttgattacAAGACTGGATTATTCCCTTCTCCAATCGACATGAATGAAATCCAAACGGAAAACGGAAAGAAAAAACTTTACTTTTTCCGTATGTTGGGTAAGTTCATTGCCAGAACCTTATTGGACTCTCGAATCATAGACTTTAGGTTCAACCCACTTTTCCTCAAGCTCGTGcaaatcttcaatgaaCACTCCATGAACAAAGAAGGCTTCAgtgatttgaagaaaatcaacaacttaaACAGTCTTAGGATTGTTGATCCGTCATTGGCAGATTCATTAGAGCATTTGATGAAATACGTTGAACTCTACAAGAATGTTCCTGAACATGAAAGAGACCTgattcttgttgataacTGTactttggaagacttgTCATTGTCATTTTCGTTGCCAGGTTACCCTAGTTATCAGTTAATTGCCGATGGAGATAACATCGCTATTACCTCGAAGAATATTGAATCGTACATCAGCAAAGTCATTGAAGCTACCTTATGCAATGGTATTattccacaaacaaaagcGTTCATGAATGGATTCTCTAAAGTTTTCCCCATCAGCTCTTTGATTGTTTTCTCACCCAATGAATTGGTAAACCTCTTTGGAAATGCGGTAGAGGATTGGTCTTTGGAGACATTACACTCATCCATCAATGCCAATCATGGCTATTCCAAGGATTCAGATGCTGTCAGAACCCTTATCGATATTCTTGTGCACTTTAACGATATTGAAAGACGGTCCTTTTTACAGTTTCTAACAGGAGCTCCAAAACTTCCTGTGGGAGGATTTAAAGCGTTGAAACCTGAATTTACAGTGGTTAGAAAGTACCCTGAAGGTGGGTCTAAAGATGACGACTATTTACCCAGTGTCATGACCTGTGCCAACTACTTGAAATTACCTAACTATTCCACCGAAGAAATCATGAAGCGAAAGATTCTCCAAGCCATCAGTGAAGGTGCTGGGGCCTTTTTATTATC CTCCGTCAACTTGGAGAGTTTGGTATCTTCCTTGGTGAAGAGTGTTCCTCCCGGGGAATTGAAGGGAGCCAAGGACGATTTATCGACCATTTTATCCGATGACAACAGACTCATCAACTCCTCAATTGAACAGTACATAAACGAAACGGGTGCTGTTGTATCTGGGGCCTATGTCGCATCCAAATACAACAAACATCTGGGGTCCTCAAAGTACATAGACTTTGTGGGAAGACAATTGTTCAACGTGGACATTGACACCCAAAAAGccattgatcttgaagacTATTCGCCTACCGAAGAGTACCCTTCGTATTTCgatgatttggttgaaCAGTTGGAACAGTATGGAGAAGACCATTATCCTTCCACATATGCCTACACCATTGTTCCCAAAGGCGATGAGGTCTTTGTAATCATCATTGGTCAAAGACTAAATAACGACAATTACTATACGGGACAATGGAATTCTACGTATGTGATCAAGAACGGCACCATAAAGGGAGATATCAAGGTTGACATCCACTACTTTGAGGACGGGAATGTCAGGTTGAACTACGACGAGTCTACCAGTGGTCAGATCAGTGCTTCTGCTaaaaacatcatcaactttaTTAACAGTTCTGAGAACAAAACCACCTTGAAAATTGTggacaacttcaacgagttgaaccaacggtacttcaagaacttgagaaGACTTTTACCGGTGACGAGGTCCAAGATTCACTGGGGAAATGCCATTGGAAACTACAGATTGGGATCTGATGTCGTCAACAAACAGTAG